One genomic region from candidate division WOR-3 bacterium encodes:
- a CDS encoding MgtC/SapB family protein, with translation MDPQYYSYILKLTVASLLGALIGIERDVHGRAAGLRTHILVCLGSALFMIISIETALNPVFKGTADPGRIAAQILTGIGFIGAGTILKEGFNVRGLTTAASLWVTAGIGMAVASGYFFIALYSTALAVITLMFIHLLEKNFTKDTYRFLIVEADDSFDPTVLIDLLKKHKIKIITFSMKKDYVEKTVRLKIYAKLFQSGPADKLSHEILKELETPENTIRSVRWDHQI, from the coding sequence ATGGATCCGCAGTATTATTCTTATATTCTAAAACTGACTGTCGCCTCCTTGCTAGGAGCTCTCATAGGCATTGAAAGAGACGTCCACGGCAGAGCGGCTGGACTCAGAACCCATATTCTCGTCTGCCTGGGTTCGGCGCTTTTCATGATAATATCTATTGAAACGGCTTTAAATCCGGTTTTTAAAGGGACAGCAGATCCAGGAAGGATCGCCGCTCAGATACTCACCGGAATAGGTTTTATCGGTGCCGGAACGATACTCAAAGAGGGTTTCAACGTCAGAGGGCTTACGACAGCCGCGTCTTTGTGGGTAACTGCAGGCATAGGAATGGCCGTCGCTTCGGGTTATTTTTTTATCGCTCTTTATTCAACCGCTTTGGCGGTTATAACTCTTATGTTTATTCACCTGTTGGAAAAAAACTTTACCAAGGACACTTACAGATTTTTGATTGTCGAAGCAGATGATTCTTTTGATCCTACGGTCCTTATAGATCTTCTAAAAAAACATAAGATTAAAATCATAACTTTCAGCATGAAAAAAGATTATGTCGAAAAAACAGTGCGCTTGAAAATATACGCGAAACTTTTTCAAAGCGGACCGGCAGACAAACTTTCTCACGAAATACTGAAAGAGCTTGAAACACCCGAAAACACCATCAGATCCGTTAGATGGGATCATCAGATATAA
- a CDS encoding tetratricopeptide repeat protein, which yields MKTSRRFCTLLFVDIVGFSSIAEKNDPEKVKKILESVFCKTDSIAKNFGGNLYQVVGDQIVFSFGVPSSLENQDERAVFTAFSIFKSSGTLTSESGIPISFHIGIHSGNVLCGHIEVNGVSSFSIVGDAINVASRLQQICPKNNIYVSERVVEATSHQFNYRLIGDIKFKGKKRGVCVYKFLSVKTERKSRRGVKWTQVPFVGRETETLSVCNYFKKKNDKHRLLLVTGEPGVGKTRFVEEFIYNHIKESESIKTRTLPYGADSFYSVKSFVENMLPGIPFGSTNIKDNEKTEAFLKSEGIFYYKLAAETFKDFFSGIQKINTERPKIRFLLKTLAELTNNRLNKSPGIKFVLVFEDLHWARKPLLDMIDTFIRELPPNRVIFILVARSIQDVEILREYRDKFERISNLHEMNLKPLKKEQSDSLISFILNIENIPPVLKDKIIKYSQGNPLFLEEITKMLVEKGIVWKENNTWKGRPSADFEVPQSVGEIILSRFDMLDEKSKIFLETASAVGYAFDQNLASFISGISDKETIFKTVGRNFISKNDEGAFIFNHILIRDSIYASLTNEEKTNLHGRIFSFLEKSLSNEISNAHMLAHHAEASGNLKDAFRYYLFSAHYDEKRYSFHHSIEYLDKCSDITENRHFAPQKTIYFDFLMTSGRLLGFSGNHQRSLRFFEKARSLPLNHSEKITYFLELSSQLVRMSRFTEARNCLKKALILAKKLKRSKLQNTFFFRIFMNKADVLYFFGDINGSHEYLLKAEKFISRKDDSDTISLRGKLADILNEKDEPLKALKIRLEIEKKASKKRLLSILSTNYNNLGVIYDSLGKPQKALLAYEKSNDIDRKTGYALGEAISSYNISTYYTEFGKNSEAIKWLETYHKINLKIENKIGEGYYNLGLAEVKYNKNEITASINHLIESMKIFSEIKSLNMHFYILQILLLRSAEIENSKLAEDYKCDFERLFSKLKNEGLPGIILNHCIVSTFLAQKFGNGRIFSSSLKRLEKQLDSDDKWPEDLASLAFLLAIFPKHGKHYERTAEECKKIINRYDKVFRTEDAKNAFRKRRTVSQIISCLK from the coding sequence ATGAAAACTTCCCGAAGATTCTGCACTCTTCTTTTTGTTGATATCGTCGGATTTTCATCAATTGCCGAGAAAAACGATCCCGAAAAAGTAAAAAAAATTCTTGAGTCAGTTTTCTGTAAAACAGACTCCATAGCCAAAAACTTCGGAGGAAATCTTTATCAGGTTGTCGGCGATCAGATAGTTTTTTCGTTTGGAGTTCCTTCGTCTCTTGAAAACCAGGACGAAAGAGCCGTTTTTACAGCTTTTTCTATTTTTAAATCCTCTGGCACTCTTACCTCTGAATCGGGTATTCCGATCTCTTTTCACATAGGCATACACTCCGGTAATGTTCTGTGCGGTCACATTGAAGTAAACGGAGTTTCATCGTTTTCTATCGTAGGCGACGCCATTAACGTTGCCAGCAGATTACAGCAAATATGTCCTAAAAATAACATATACGTCAGCGAAAGAGTCGTTGAAGCGACTTCTCACCAGTTCAATTATCGTTTAATCGGTGACATTAAATTCAAAGGGAAAAAAAGAGGTGTATGCGTGTATAAATTTCTTTCGGTGAAAACTGAAAGGAAAAGCAGAAGGGGTGTCAAATGGACTCAAGTGCCTTTTGTCGGCAGGGAAACGGAAACTCTTTCGGTTTGCAATTACTTCAAAAAGAAAAACGATAAACACCGATTATTACTCGTCACGGGCGAGCCGGGAGTCGGAAAAACCAGATTCGTCGAAGAATTCATTTACAACCATATAAAAGAATCTGAAAGCATTAAAACAAGAACTCTTCCGTACGGTGCGGACAGTTTCTACAGCGTAAAATCCTTCGTTGAAAATATGCTTCCGGGAATACCTTTCGGTTCAACGAATATAAAAGACAATGAAAAGACAGAGGCATTTTTAAAAAGTGAAGGCATTTTTTACTACAAGCTTGCCGCCGAAACGTTCAAGGATTTTTTTTCTGGAATACAAAAAATCAACACCGAAAGACCCAAAATCAGGTTCCTGCTGAAAACACTCGCAGAATTGACCAACAACAGATTAAACAAATCTCCGGGAATAAAATTTGTTTTGGTTTTTGAAGACCTTCATTGGGCGAGAAAACCACTGCTCGACATGATTGACACTTTCATAAGGGAACTTCCGCCGAACAGAGTCATTTTCATACTGGTCGCTCGCTCGATACAAGACGTTGAAATACTCAGAGAATACAGGGATAAATTTGAAAGAATTTCAAATTTGCATGAAATGAACCTGAAACCTCTGAAAAAAGAGCAATCCGATTCATTGATTTCTTTTATTCTCAACATAGAAAACATACCTCCTGTTTTGAAAGATAAAATCATCAAATACAGTCAGGGAAACCCTCTGTTTTTGGAAGAAATAACGAAAATGCTCGTCGAAAAAGGTATTGTGTGGAAGGAAAATAACACATGGAAAGGCAGACCTTCCGCCGATTTTGAAGTACCGCAATCCGTTGGTGAGATCATTTTGAGTCGTTTTGACATGTTGGACGAGAAATCAAAAATATTTCTCGAAACCGCATCAGCAGTCGGTTATGCGTTCGATCAAAACCTGGCCTCTTTCATTTCGGGAATTTCTGACAAGGAGACAATTTTTAAAACGGTAGGTAGGAATTTTATATCAAAAAACGACGAAGGCGCATTCATTTTCAATCATATACTCATAAGAGATTCAATATACGCCAGTCTTACAAACGAAGAAAAAACGAATTTACACGGAAGGATTTTCAGTTTTCTTGAAAAATCACTTTCAAATGAAATTTCCAACGCTCATATGCTGGCTCACCACGCTGAAGCATCAGGGAACTTGAAGGATGCATTCCGTTATTATCTTTTTTCGGCGCATTACGACGAAAAACGCTATTCCTTTCATCACTCAATAGAGTATCTCGATAAATGTTCAGACATAACTGAAAACAGACATTTCGCTCCTCAGAAAACTATTTACTTCGATTTTCTCATGACATCGGGAAGACTTCTCGGTTTCAGCGGAAACCATCAAAGATCCCTTCGATTTTTTGAAAAAGCCAGGTCTCTTCCTCTTAATCATTCCGAGAAAATAACATATTTTTTGGAGTTATCCAGTCAGCTTGTGAGGATGAGCCGATTTACTGAAGCACGGAATTGCCTGAAAAAAGCGCTTATCCTTGCGAAAAAATTAAAACGCAGTAAACTGCAGAATACATTCTTTTTCAGGATTTTCATGAACAAAGCGGATGTGCTTTATTTTTTTGGAGACATAAACGGCTCTCACGAGTATCTTTTAAAAGCGGAAAAATTTATTTCCCGAAAGGACGATTCAGATACTATTTCATTAAGAGGTAAACTGGCCGATATTCTCAATGAAAAAGACGAGCCTTTGAAAGCTTTGAAAATTCGTCTTGAAATCGAAAAAAAAGCCTCGAAAAAGAGACTGCTCTCCATCCTATCGACTAACTACAACAACCTCGGAGTAATTTACGACAGCCTAGGGAAACCTCAAAAAGCCCTTTTGGCGTATGAAAAATCGAACGACATAGATCGTAAAACAGGCTACGCGCTCGGCGAAGCAATCTCGTCCTACAACATCTCAACTTATTACACTGAATTCGGAAAAAACAGTGAAGCCATAAAATGGCTGGAAACATATCACAAAATTAACCTGAAGATCGAAAACAAAATAGGAGAAGGATACTACAACCTCGGTTTGGCGGAAGTAAAATACAACAAAAACGAGATAACGGCTTCAATAAACCACCTGATTGAGTCAATGAAGATTTTCAGCGAAATTAAAAGCTTAAATATGCATTTTTATATTCTTCAGATACTTTTACTAAGATCTGCTGAAATCGAAAACTCCAAATTAGCCGAGGATTACAAATGCGATTTCGAACGACTGTTCAGTAAATTAAAAAATGAAGGTCTTCCCGGAATCATTTTAAATCACTGCATAGTCTCTACTTTTTTAGCTCAGAAGTTCGGAAACGGCAGAATATTTTCATCCTCCCTAAAAAGGCTTGAAAAACAACTCGATTCGGACGATAAATGGCCTGAAGACTTAGCAAGTCTTGCATTTTTACTCGCAATTTTTCCAAAACACGGCAAACATTACGAAAGAACTGCTGAAGAATGCAAAAAGATTATAAACAGGTACGATAAAGTTTTCAGAACCGAAGATGCCAAAAATGCCTTCAGAAAAAGAAGAACCGTTAGTCAGATCATCTCATGTCTGAAATAG